tatactattttttagattccacatacaggtGGGATATTTGTCTTGTCTGACAATTCATTTGTATGACGATCTCTAAGTCTCTCCATGCTGCTGCAAACAGCAATGTGTCATTCTTTCttacggctgagtagtattccattgtgtatttgtaccacatcttctttacccattcatctgttaatggatatatagattgcttccatgtcttggttactgcaaaaagtgctgctatgaacattgggctaCGACTATAGCTTTTAAAATcggagtttttgtcttttccagatatatacccaagaatggaattgctgggtcatgtggtaactctatttttagctttttaaggaacctccatactgctctccatagcggctgcaccAGTTTCCATCCCCACCAGTAGTGAAGGTGTATTCCTTCTTCTCCGCCTcttttccaacatttattatctgcagatttttttaatgttggccaTTCTTACTGGTGTGAAGTGagacttcattgtagttttgatttgcattttttaaaataattaacaatattgagcatctctttatgttcctgttggccatctgtatatctactttggagaaatatctgtttaagtcttctgcccattttttgattgagttgtttggtttttctgTTATATTGATGAGctgtttgttttcatattttggaaattaaacctctgtcagttgcatcatttgcaaatattttctcccagttcataggttctcttttcatgttgtttatggtttcctttgctgtgcaaaagcttacaagtttgattaggtcccatttgtttatttttgctttcatttctttcgcCTTAGGGGAGTGATCTGAGAAAATACTGCTAtgatttatggcagagagtgttTTGTTTAGGTTCTCTTCTAGGTGTTTCATGGTGTCATATCTTATCTTTAAGCattcttgagtttatttttgtgtttggtgtgagggtgtgttctaatgtcattgatttacatgcagctgtccagctttcccactaccacttactgaagagactgtcttttctccattatataatcttgcctcctttttAGAAGATTGATTGACCaaaggtgtgtgggtttatttctgggctgtctattaACAGCGCTTTTCTTCTGTCCCACAATTTCAGAATTAGCCCCTTCTCAGTACATTCCTCTGTGATGGCACTTTCCACTCTGATGACCTGCTTAATTATCAGTCTGCCCGACTATACTCTACCCCTCTTTGGACAGATATTTATTCACCTTTGTATCTGCAGTACTTTGGTCTGATACATTGTAGGACTACCATTAAAGTTTATTaagtcaaaatattttgtttaaatggaTCAAAATTTCTGTTCATGTCACAGAATCTCACCACACagatgtatttcttcttttaaaatacaatcttATACTCATTATTTTCTCCCGTGATTCCTAATGCCCACAGTAAAATGTCAGCAGTGCTCAACATCAGTTTAATCTATATCAAGATTGGAAAAGTCATTCAACAAAGCACTCCCTACAAGGATTCAGGCAGTTGGAGTAGAAACTGAATGTAAAATTAAGTCAGCAAAGATGAAAATTTATCCCCATTGAAACTGATAGCCATaatcttaaatgttttattgaacCAATCTcctagacattttaaaatgcaacacTGGAATTTTTAATGCATAATGTCTCTCTGCTTATGACACCATAATGGTAGATGTATAtcatatacatttgtcaaaacacaaagaatatattcaacACCGAAAGTGAACCACAACGTAAACTAAGGATTTGGGGTAACAATGATGTGTCAACGTACGCTTATCATTGATTGTGTAACAAATACACCACTCTGATGTGAGATATTGATGGCGGGGAAGACtgcgggggaggtgggggtggaaggaCTATGTGGGAACTCTGTACATTCAGTTCTATTTTACTGTAAAGCTccaaaaataaagcattaatcttttttaaaaagataacatgaAGTATTCCTTTTCTTAGGACTGCAATCTGGTTACTTAAGCACAGTTTCACAGAAGAAATACACAGACAAGATCATGTTTGTGAGAGCCCCTGTTTATCCTATTGACTTTTGTTAAATCCTCTACAATTTCAGCCAAAGTTATTGATTAAGTAAAGATGCTATTTGTCATTTCTTAATAGATTTCACAAAAAGGAGCCAGACAGCAACACGTGGTATGACGGACAGGAGACTTCGGTGCCATGCCATGGACCATCAGCCCTGCTGACAACAGTTCCTCTGGATCTGCCCAGCCCTGATACACACAGGCTCTGCATGTGCTGCCAAGCAGCCTTTGAAACCACAGCTACATCTGTGTGCCACTGAAGTGGCTTCAACAGCCCACTGTGAATTTCAGAGGgatttctcccctcccccccaatcAGGAGTTTAGTTCTCCATTTGGGCTTCAAAGCACACAATTGTAACTGCATGAAAATGCTTGAGCTTGAAAGTCTATATCAAGGTAGCAAAAGATTGGTTCTTTAAGGAATCACTAATATGTAAGTAAGAGagacaaatatttgttttctctctcataCCAGAGCTTCCTAACATGCTGTCAAGAGAACATTATTTGTGCAAACTATTTCCATACTTACTGAGAGTTCAGTTCTCAAAAATGCTAGGACACTGCTGCACACCACCCACCTCCATTCAGACGGATAAATGTGCATTAACATACTAAAGGTTCTCAGAAGGTCAGCGGTggtcaattttaaaagtttattcagCTGTAACTCAACATTTCCCAAACTTCTGTGCTTCCAGAACCATGGCGACAGCTGGTATCATAGTTCTAATAATACTTATTAACACCCAAAGGAATTACTGTTACAGAAACATGCTTTGCAAATTATTAGTATATTTTGATAGCAATAATAGtggcctttaaaaataaactttaaatcacTGTTCTGTAACATACCGTGTCCACAATTATCTAGAGGAATGAGaggttattaaataaataaacatgagcAATGCTGAAGATTTTAACTGAAAAGTAACTATGGACTGAACTACAAGAAGCACACAAATGAATGCCTTTATGTCACCCATCTCTGAACTTCATCATTTTTGTCTGGGTAACTTCCAAAGAAGCCCCCTTATTTTACTAGTTCTCTTCCTAAATGTATCACATTATCTTTTGAACATCAAATGTTAagtacattttcaaatataaatgtgattccttcaaatattttttatcctAATGACAGAACTAACATAGTAAGAGTAACACTCAATTCccttttgtcaattatacctaaTACCTTCAGAAGCTTCTCTAAGTAAAATTCATTGTCTTTTCAGGGGTAAAATATAAACTGGACACTCCATAAATAAATCGCACTATATATACAAACTCTGTAAGAGCTTATATTGAACCAACCCCTCTTCCCTAATTAGTCATTAGTCATCTGgtttcaggagaccccagttcaatttctgggttgagaagatccgctagagaaggaataggctacccactccagtattttggggcttcccttgtggttcagctgctaaagaatctgcctacaatgtgggagacctgggtttgatctctggattgggaagatcccctggagaaggagaaggctacccactcccgtattctgacctggagaattccatggactgtatagtccatggggtcacaaagagttggacacaactgagcgagtttcattttcttggggttttattttaattcttgatttttattaaagCTAGACTATATCTCTCCAGAGATACTGTCAAAATTCAGAAGATCATCatctaaaaattatattattgacCTAGCCGaacatattcttatttttatcatgAGCAGCTTTTATCCTGATACTGTGCAATTCTTTTGTATCAGTATATTTGCATATTATGTCATATTTCATGTTAATGATTCTtttgtttgcagttttttttaattttactttattcttatCCAAAGCAGTAGTATACAAAAAACTCAGtttgatatattattattttttaattaaatattaaaattcatgtGTTCCTTAAGATCATCCTGTATGTCATGAGTAGAATGTCTAGCACACATCTTGGAAAACACAGAATGGAAATTTCTTGCCACGGAAATAAGGAATGAGATGTGAAGTAGGGAAAAGTTAGGATAACTTCTCATAACTCTCCTTCCTACCAGATCTATGCACTGCACAAATAAACTAAAAAGTATTTCTATACACtgctttctgaaagaaaaaaaaaagtcttttaaaatactgtgatCAAATGAGTTTATAGTTAAGGACTATCCCAATCATGGAGGGGACCCATCTCTAGGCTCCATGATACAGTAAATCCACCAAATGAAACGTTTCATTGAAACATGCAGTCTTTATGAAAAAACAAGCATCCTCCAGAACCAAAGAGTGATTTAacatgtggtatgtgtgtgtgcctctgcaggtctaattttctttctttctgtttaatcAAGTGACCTAGTCTCATCTGGTTAGGTTTCAACCGCAAACATCACTGTATgctcattttttttcaagatacACGTCACAACACACCAAGAAAGGGGGAACTTCCAGCGTCTGTGGCAACATCACTTGATAAACAGACTTGTCTGCACAGCGAGGGCCTGTGAGCCGTCACTATATAAAGCGGCAGAGACGCGGACTCACAGACATTTGCCTCTGGAGACGATGCGAGCAGCAGCCATCTCCACATCAAGGTTAGACATAATGCCAGGCATGTTCCTCTCTGCCAACCCAAAGGAACTGAAAGGAACTGATCATTCACTTCTAGACGACAAAACGCAGAAAAAGAGACCCAAGACTTTGTAAGTTCCTTCACTCTTTGAATGAATTTGGACTTAGGTGATCTTTAATGGCAGAACAATTGaaaatgaatggaagaaaatatgagCCTTTTTAGTTTAGCTAAATCAGAGCAAGGACCTCTGTGAATTTGGTTGTATATTTGGTTGTATTTAAAAGTGAATCATGCTAGGCTGTTAAATGAAATGGGAATTCTTCCAGACTTTGGCTCATAAAAAGTGGCTCACTCTTTAACAAAGTAATATGTTGTATCAGCTTTTTTTATTATGACCTGATTCCTTAGAGAAGTTTActtcatgttcttttctttttaataaaaggtaTTGTACTGAAGAAACATGACTATTTACTTTTGTGTCTTTTGTAGTGGAATGGATGTGAAAGCATACCTGAGATCTATGATCCCACATCTGGAATCTGGAATGAAGCCTTCCAAGTCCAAGGACCTGTAAGTATACTAATACATGGAACTGTCACTATATAAGCAGCCTATGCATTAGCTCTATATTCTAACATGACAGTAATACTAATATAATGGACTTCATTTAAGTAACAAGCCTAATAAGATTAAGCTACATTAGTACCAATGTAAATTAAATACAAATGTGCATGCATATATTTGCTATTTATTATACTGTTGGGGTATATTtggatatttttcacattttactggCAGATACTTTCATAACAATAGTAATTCTAAGtgaattattgttttcttatagataaattttaataaaatttattagtcATAGAGTCTTAGTTGGGAAATTATCAAAATGCAGCAGCATTCTAATTTCATCTGTGCTTACACACAAAAATACTAATGGATGTAAATATTGCCCCCCTTACAGGCTCTCTGCTGATGAAGTGAAGCAGTGGTCTGAATCCCTGGAGAAACTTCTTGCCAACCAAAGTAAGTGCAGATTCACTGTCGAATATCTCTGGCTTTATCTCAGTGTGCAGACAGACTGGACAGACTCATTAAAATCGAGTGCTGTGGGTGGAGGCGTGTGGAACGCCGTCCTCTAACAGTGGAGCAGCATTGACAGCTTCAGCACGCTACGCCTCCCTGAGGGGTCACATCATCTCAGTGCTCAGCGCTGCTGCCACCCTTCAGAAAAATGTGCCAAGGCAGCTAGTAACTTCCAGGGGTCGTTATAGTAGCAAAATTTAAAATCAGGCTGGGTCTCTGgagtttaaagttttaaaaagtcaattaaacaTCTCAACCACTATTTTCAAAGCTACCTAAAGGATGTGTTTTTGTACCATGGGATATAAGGAGCAGGATTCACTCAGTCCAATAATTATATTCTCCATTCACACATGCATTAAATCATTCATTCAGCCCACTTTTATGTGCGGGCATTTTTAGAAGCAACAAGGATTCAAAAGCAAAAGCAGTGTCTTGCTGCCTTGAAGGTGGTTGAGACACATGGCATATAATTGCATTATATAAAACATGACACATTATAACATAGATATGATAATAAAAGACTCTTTAAACCACAGTCTTGTAGGGAGTTTCTGATGAAGAAGGTGAATGAAATCAGCTTGCCTTAACCCTAATAATAGACACGGGATCCTGTTGAAATAGGACCTCAGTCAGGGACATAGATGGGCAGCTTGTCCCTACCCACGGAGCTAATCCTCTTCTTCCAAACACTCTCACATAGGGATCAAGTAGTTCAGTCTGGTTCATCTGCTTATTATCTGCCTTAGTTtacaattcagaaaaataaacaatgctATAGAAATGGCCCATTGAAAGGCCTCAGCAATATGATCAGTACAGCATACATATGTAACATACAGGCCTCACATCTTCTGACTTATGTGAGTTGGATGGAGAAATTATATTTGTTAATGATTAGCATGCAATCAATGCCTTTTGTCAATATTTTATTCCCTAAAATACTCTGCATTCTGGTTGGGTTGGTAGCATAAGAGATTGTTTTTTAATCTGCAGagaagaattttaatttaataagcaGATGGAAATAAAGCACAGTTTTATAGCCACCACTAAGCAGTTGTGTGACTGTGACAAGTGAATCTGACCACAGATAAACTATAAATGAAGGGATCGCTAAGGCTGTCTACAAATAGTAATTTCAGCAGGAACCAACTCTCTCCTTTGTACACAGAGAATATGCTAGtatttttcttgtaaaatttCTCCAAGTTATTCATTTATTGGCTCAATTAATTTATCTCACCCCCTCACCCTGTCTTTTTAGCTGGTCAAGACGTCTTTGGAAATTTCCTGAAGTCTGAGTTCAGTGAGGAGAATATTGAGTTCTGGCTGGCTTGTGAAGActataaaaaaacaaagtctgatcTTTTGCATTGCAAAGCGGAGAAAATCTATAAGGCATTTGTGCAGTCAGATGCTGCCAAACAAGTGAGTATTTAGTTTATTACCATTAGCTTATATGTAAAGGAATTTCAATACAGGATAACATTCAACATAGTTGCAAAATGAAATCCTTTCTGAGCATCACGATTTTCACTGCTGTATATCTAAGTGTATTTCCATAGTTCAGTGCAATGATAATCtaattttctatatctgtgaaaagattaaatgaaagaTTGGTTTTGTAAAACAAGCTAACTTGATAGGGTAGGGTAAGGAGTACTGGTGACACTTACCAGAACTGTGTGTCAGGGGGTCCTGGATGAGCTGGCTAGGAAAAGAAGGGATTAGTGCAATACATGGGTTACAGCAGCAGAAGTATTTCCAGTTAGAAGTAATGCCCACTTCCTGCTAAATATTTCTGGTTCAAGCATCCTCTGCTCCTGTAAATGTGCACATCACTTTTTTGATGCATGTCTCaccttatataaatatttaagagagACCGTAAGTTAATTTGGAACAAAGATATCTCTGCCTCTTTgtgatatttctttttaactcCTCCACACCTAGCATAAGGTATGTTTAGAATAGGCATGCAAAAGATATTTGAGCTGACTTAAATAAGAGTTTAGAGTCACCGTTCCCAGATAGTT
The genomic region above belongs to Odocoileus virginianus isolate 20LAN1187 ecotype Illinois chromosome 11, Ovbor_1.2, whole genome shotgun sequence and contains:
- the RGS1 gene encoding regulator of G-protein signaling 1, which gives rise to MRAAAISTSRLDIMPGMFLSANPKELKGTDHSLLDDKTQKKRPKTFGMDVKAYLRSMIPHLESGMKPSKSKDLLSADEVKQWSESLEKLLANQTGQDVFGNFLKSEFSEENIEFWLACEDYKKTKSDLLHCKAEKIYKAFVQSDAAKQINIDFRTRESTAKKIKAPTPTSFDEAQKIIYTLMEKDSYPRFLKSNIYLNLLNDLQANSLK